In one window of Brenneria goodwinii DNA:
- the msrP gene encoding protein-methionine-sulfoxide reductase catalytic subunit MsrP, with protein sequence MHKHRKLTEADVTPEEIFHQRRRVLKALGITAATLSLPLSAQADLLAWLKGSDRPKAPPGKPLSFTQPADWRLKTPLTPEDKVIGYNNFYEFGMDKADPAANAGGLKTEAWKIQIDGEVAKPITLDIDDLLKRFPLEERIYRFRCVEAWSMVVPWIGFELAKLIKFAEPTGNARYIAFQTLYDPQQMPGQKNSFMGGGLSYPYVEGLRLDEAMHPLTLLTVGVYGKTLPPQNGAPIRLIAPWKYGFKNIKSIVQIRFTRERPPSTWNLAAPDEYGFYANVNPHVDHPRWSQATERVIGSGGILDVQRQPTLLFNGYADRVASLYRGLNLRENF encoded by the coding sequence ATGCATAAACATCGCAAGCTGACAGAGGCTGACGTCACGCCGGAAGAGATTTTCCACCAGCGTCGCCGCGTATTAAAAGCGCTGGGTATTACTGCCGCGACCCTGTCGTTGCCGCTATCGGCGCAGGCGGACCTGCTGGCCTGGCTGAAGGGAAGCGATCGCCCCAAGGCTCCGCCGGGCAAACCATTATCGTTTACGCAGCCGGCGGACTGGCGGTTAAAAACGCCGCTCACGCCGGAAGATAAGGTTATCGGCTACAACAATTTCTATGAGTTCGGTATGGATAAAGCCGATCCGGCGGCCAATGCCGGCGGATTGAAAACGGAAGCGTGGAAAATACAGATTGACGGCGAGGTAGCCAAACCTATCACGCTGGATATCGATGACCTGCTTAAGCGTTTTCCGCTCGAAGAGAGGATTTATCGTTTTCGCTGCGTGGAAGCCTGGTCGATGGTCGTGCCCTGGATAGGGTTTGAGCTGGCGAAGTTAATCAAGTTTGCCGAACCCACCGGCAATGCCCGTTACATCGCCTTCCAGACGCTCTACGATCCGCAGCAGATGCCGGGACAAAAGAACAGCTTTATGGGCGGCGGCCTTAGCTATCCCTATGTTGAAGGATTGCGGTTGGATGAAGCCATGCATCCCCTTACGCTCCTGACCGTCGGCGTGTACGGCAAAACGCTGCCGCCGCAGAATGGCGCGCCGATAAGGCTGATCGCGCCGTGGAAATACGGCTTTAAGAACATCAAATCCATCGTACAGATCCGCTTTACCCGCGAACGTCCGCCGTCAACCTGGAATCTGGCGGCTCCCGACGAATATGGCTTTTACGCCAATGTCAATCCGCATGTCGACCACCCTCGCTGGTCACAAGCGACGGAACGGGTCATTGGATCCGGCGGAATTCTGGATGTACAGCGACAGCCAACGCTGTTGTTCAACGGCTATGCCGATCGCGTCGCCTCGCTGTATCGGGGTCTGAACTTACGGGAGAACTTCTGA
- the msrQ gene encoding protein-methionine-sulfoxide reductase heme-binding subunit MsrQ — protein MRLTLQQIKWLKIILHLAAFLPLPWLILAVDQGWFSADPAKDIQHFTGRMALKLLLASLLIAPLARYGRQPLLIRCRRPIGLWCFAWATLHLVSYSLLELGLNHLTLLGEELIARPYLTLGLVSWLILLALALTSPRIVMRKLGSRWQKLHNFVYLVAILAPIHYLWSVKTLSPQPILYALLALLLLLLRYKKFRQWWR, from the coding sequence ATGCGGCTGACGCTACAACAGATAAAATGGCTGAAGATTATTCTCCATCTGGCGGCCTTTTTACCGCTGCCATGGCTGATTTTGGCCGTCGATCAGGGATGGTTCAGCGCCGATCCGGCAAAAGATATTCAGCATTTTACCGGCCGGATGGCGCTGAAATTATTGCTTGCCTCGCTGCTGATCGCCCCGCTGGCGCGTTACGGCAGGCAGCCACTGCTTATTCGCTGCCGGCGCCCGATCGGGTTATGGTGTTTTGCCTGGGCCACGCTGCATCTGGTGAGTTATTCACTATTGGAACTGGGGTTAAACCATCTGACGCTGCTGGGAGAAGAGCTGATCGCCCGCCCGTATTTAACGCTGGGGCTCGTCAGTTGGCTGATTCTGCTGGCATTAGCGCTGACTTCCCCCCGGATCGTGATGCGCAAGTTGGGATCCCGCTGGCAAAAACTGCATAACTTCGTCTATCTGGTCGCAATCCTGGCACCGATACACTATCTTTGGTCGGTCAAAACGCTCTCGCCCCAACCCATTCTCTATGCTCTGCTGGCGCTGTTATTGTTACTGTTGCGTTATAAAAAATTCCGTCAGTGGTGGCGATAA
- the aroQ gene encoding type II 3-dehydroquinate dehydratase translates to MAEKFHILLLNGPNLNLLGAREPDKYGNTTLAEIVSNLETQAQALDVRFSHLQSNAEHILIDRIHQARGNTDFILINPAAFTHTSVALRDALLAVAIPFIEIHLSNVHAREPFRHHSYLSDVAVGVICGLGADGYNYALQTAVKRLSTSN, encoded by the coding sequence ATGGCAGAGAAGTTTCACATTTTGCTTTTGAATGGCCCTAATCTGAATCTGCTGGGCGCCCGTGAACCAGATAAATATGGCAATACCACGCTGGCGGAAATCGTTAGCAATCTGGAAACACAGGCCCAGGCGCTGGATGTGCGGTTTTCTCATCTGCAATCCAATGCGGAGCATATTCTGATTGACAGAATTCATCAGGCCAGGGGAAATACGGATTTTATTTTGATTAATCCGGCGGCATTCACCCATACCAGCGTCGCACTGCGCGATGCCCTACTGGCGGTCGCTATCCCGTTTATCGAAATCCATTTGTCCAACGTGCATGCACGTGAGCCCTTCCGCCATCACTCCTATTTGTCTGATGTCGCGGTAGGGGTAATTTGCGGCCTTGGGGCAGATGGTTATAACTATGCGTTACAGACAGCGGTAAAACGCCTGTCTACTTCCAATTAA
- the accB gene encoding acetyl-CoA carboxylase biotin carboxyl carrier protein, whose translation MDIRKIKKLIELVEESGIAELEISEGEESVRISRAPATPSYPMMQQAYVPMQQQQPALATAVAPVSEAAAAETAAAPAAISGHIVRSPMVGTFYRTPSPDAKAFVEVGQQVNVGDTLCIVEAMKMMNQIEADKAGVVKAILLDNGQPVEFDEPLVVIE comes from the coding sequence ATGGATATTCGTAAAATCAAAAAACTGATCGAACTGGTCGAAGAATCCGGCATCGCCGAACTGGAAATTTCCGAAGGCGAAGAATCAGTACGTATCAGTCGCGCCCCGGCAACGCCAAGCTACCCGATGATGCAGCAGGCCTATGTGCCTATGCAGCAGCAACAGCCGGCGCTGGCTACCGCCGTTGCGCCGGTGTCCGAGGCCGCCGCGGCGGAAACCGCAGCAGCGCCGGCCGCCATTAGTGGTCACATCGTTCGCTCGCCGATGGTTGGCACTTTCTATCGTACCCCGAGCCCCGATGCAAAAGCGTTTGTTGAAGTGGGACAGCAGGTCAATGTCGGCGATACGCTGTGCATCGTTGAAGCCATGAAAATGATGAACCAAATCGAAGCGGACAAAGCGGGCGTCGTCAAAGCGATTCTGCTCGACAACGGTCAACCGGTTGAATTTGACGAGCCGCTGGTTGTCATCGAATAA
- the accC gene encoding acetyl-CoA carboxylase biotin carboxylase subunit, with amino-acid sequence MLDKIVIANRGEIALRILRACKELGIKTVAVHSSADRDLKHVLLADETVCIGPAPSAKSYLNIPAIISAAEITGSAAIHPGYGFLSENADFAEQVERSGFIFIGPRAETIRLMGDKVSAINAMKKAGVPCVPGSDGPLDNDMDKNRAFAKRIGYPVIIKASGGGGGRGMRVVRSDKELEQSINMTRAEAKAAFNNDMVYMEKYLENPRHVEIQVLADGQGNAIYLAERDCSMQRRHQKVVEEAPAPGITGEQRKFIGERCAKACLDINYRGAGTFEFLYENGEFYFIEMNTRIQVEHPVTEMITGVDLIKEQLRIADGQPLSIKQEDIHVHGHAVECRINAEDPNTFLPSPGKITRFHAPGGFGVRWESHIYAGYTVPPYYDSMIGKLIAYGETREVAIARMKNALAELIIDGIKTNVDLQMKIMNDENFQKGGTNIHYLEKKLGLQ; translated from the coding sequence ATGCTAGATAAAATCGTTATCGCCAACCGCGGAGAGATTGCGCTGCGCATTTTGCGTGCCTGTAAAGAGCTGGGCATCAAAACCGTCGCCGTTCACTCCAGCGCGGATCGCGATCTGAAACACGTATTGCTGGCGGATGAAACGGTGTGTATCGGTCCGGCTCCATCCGCCAAAAGCTATCTGAATATCCCGGCGATCATCTCCGCCGCGGAAATTACCGGTTCCGCCGCTATTCACCCTGGCTACGGTTTCCTGTCGGAAAACGCTGATTTCGCCGAGCAGGTTGAACGTTCCGGCTTTATTTTCATTGGTCCGCGCGCCGAAACCATTCGCCTGATGGGCGACAAGGTATCCGCCATCAATGCCATGAAAAAAGCGGGCGTTCCTTGTGTTCCGGGCTCCGACGGCCCGTTAGACAACGATATGGACAAAAACCGCGCCTTTGCCAAACGCATCGGCTACCCGGTGATCATCAAGGCTTCCGGCGGCGGCGGCGGGCGCGGCATGCGCGTGGTACGCAGCGATAAAGAACTGGAACAATCCATCAATATGACCCGTGCGGAAGCCAAAGCGGCTTTCAATAACGACATGGTCTATATGGAAAAATATCTGGAGAATCCGCGTCACGTGGAAATTCAGGTATTGGCGGACGGCCAGGGCAACGCCATTTATCTGGCCGAACGCGACTGCTCCATGCAGCGCCGTCACCAGAAAGTGGTGGAAGAAGCGCCGGCGCCGGGCATCACCGGCGAACAGCGCAAGTTTATCGGCGAACGCTGCGCGAAAGCCTGTCTCGATATCAACTATCGCGGCGCAGGTACGTTCGAATTCCTGTACGAAAACGGCGAGTTCTACTTCATTGAAATGAACACCCGAATTCAGGTGGAACACCCGGTTACCGAAATGATTACCGGCGTGGATTTGATCAAAGAGCAATTACGCATTGCCGACGGTCAGCCGTTGTCCATCAAACAGGAAGACATTCACGTTCACGGTCACGCGGTAGAGTGCCGTATCAACGCCGAAGATCCGAATACCTTCCTGCCAAGCCCCGGTAAAATCACCCGTTTCCACGCGCCGGGCGGTTTCGGCGTGCGTTGGGAATCGCATATCTACGCCGGGTACACCGTACCGCCGTATTACGATTCCATGATCGGGAAATTGATCGCCTACGGCGAAACCCGCGAGGTGGCGATTGCCCGCATGAAGAACGCGTTGGCGGAACTGATCATCGACGGCATCAAAACCAACGTCGATCTTCAGATGAAGATAATGAACGACGAAAACTTCCAGAAAGGCGGAACCAATATCCACTATTTGGAAAAGAAACTCGGTTTACAGTAA
- a CDS encoding YhdT family protein translates to MDTRFMQAHREARWAFFLTLAYLFAWILAAYLPDSAQGITGLPHWFEMACLLLPLVFALLCWLMVRFIFHDISLENDDAK, encoded by the coding sequence ATGGATACACGTTTCATGCAGGCGCACAGGGAAGCCCGCTGGGCTTTTTTCCTGACGCTGGCGTACCTGTTCGCCTGGATTCTGGCAGCCTACCTGCCTGACAGCGCTCAGGGTATTACCGGTCTTCCCCACTGGTTTGAAATGGCCTGTCTATTGCTGCCGCTTGTCTTCGCTCTGCTGTGCTGGTTGATGGTTCGCTTCATCTTCCATGACATCTCTCTGGAGAATGACGATGCAAAATGA
- the panF gene encoding sodium/pantothenate symporter, protein MQNEVLLPLLGYLLLVFGLSVYAYRRRQAGNFLNEYFLGGRSMGGFVLAMTLIGTYVSASSFIGGPGAAYKYGLGWVLLSMIQLPTMLLSLGILGKKFAILARRYNAITLNDMLYARYGSRLLVWFASLSLLVAFIGAMAVQFIGGARLLETAANIPYDIGLLIFGVTIALYTAFGGFRASVLNDAMQGMVMLLGTVILLVGVLHAAGGLHSAVDKLQSIDPALVTPQGSNHILSMPFMASFWVLVCFGVIGLPNTAVRCISYRNSQALHRGIIIGTIVIGILMLGMHLSGALGRAIMPDLTIPDQVLPALMVTVLPPLVAGIFLAAPMAAIMSNINAHLLQASATIIKDLYLSVRPQQIRNERHIKRLSSMTTLVLGLLVLLASWRPPEMIIWLNLLAFGGLEAVFLWPLVLGLYWERANATGALCAMFSGAGCYTALASFNIYLAGFHPIVPALTLSLLAFIIGNRFGHSVPEPVATPTSL, encoded by the coding sequence ATGCAAAATGAAGTGCTGCTGCCGCTGCTGGGCTATCTGTTATTGGTTTTCGGCCTGTCGGTATACGCCTATCGCCGCCGGCAGGCGGGCAACTTTCTTAACGAGTATTTCCTCGGCGGACGTTCGATGGGGGGCTTCGTTCTGGCGATGACCCTCATCGGCACCTATGTAAGCGCCAGTTCATTTATCGGCGGGCCGGGCGCCGCCTACAAATACGGCCTGGGATGGGTGCTGCTCTCCATGATTCAGCTTCCCACCATGCTGCTGTCGCTGGGCATCCTGGGCAAAAAGTTCGCGATTTTAGCCAGACGCTATAACGCCATTACGCTCAACGATATGCTGTACGCCCGCTACGGCAGCCGGTTGCTGGTGTGGTTCGCCAGTCTCAGTCTGCTGGTGGCGTTTATCGGCGCCATGGCGGTGCAATTCATCGGCGGCGCGCGTCTGCTGGAGACCGCCGCCAATATTCCCTACGATATCGGCCTGTTGATATTTGGTGTGACCATTGCCTTGTACACGGCGTTTGGCGGCTTCCGCGCCAGCGTATTAAACGATGCCATGCAGGGCATGGTGATGCTGTTGGGCACGGTAATACTATTAGTGGGGGTGCTCCACGCCGCAGGCGGTTTGCACAGCGCGGTGGATAAATTACAGTCGATCGACCCGGCGCTGGTGACGCCTCAGGGCAGTAATCATATCCTGTCGATGCCGTTTATGGCCTCTTTCTGGGTGCTGGTGTGTTTCGGGGTTATCGGCCTGCCGAATACCGCGGTGCGCTGTATCTCCTACCGTAATAGTCAGGCGCTGCACCGCGGCATTATCATCGGCACCATCGTGATTGGCATTCTCATGCTCGGCATGCACCTGTCCGGCGCGTTGGGGCGGGCGATCATGCCGGATCTGACGATCCCGGATCAGGTGTTGCCGGCGCTGATGGTGACCGTCCTGCCGCCGTTAGTCGCCGGGATATTCCTCGCCGCGCCGATGGCGGCTATCATGTCCAATATCAATGCGCATCTGCTTCAGGCTTCCGCCACCATAATAAAGGATCTTTATCTCAGCGTTCGCCCGCAGCAAATTCGCAATGAAAGGCACATTAAGCGCCTTTCCAGCATGACCACCCTGGTACTGGGCTTATTGGTGTTGCTGGCCTCCTGGCGTCCGCCAGAGATGATTATCTGGCTAAATCTGCTAGCCTTCGGCGGACTGGAAGCCGTGTTCCTCTGGCCGCTGGTGCTTGGCCTTTACTGGGAACGCGCCAACGCGACCGGGGCGCTATGCGCCATGTTCAGCGGCGCGGGCTGTTATACGGCGCTGGCCAGCTTCAATATTTATCTGGCAGGCTTTCACCCCATCGTACCGGCGCTGACCTTAAGTCTGCTGGCGTTTATTATCGGTAATCGGTTTGGGCACAGCGTTCCCGAGCCGGTGGCCACCCCTACTTCACTTTAA
- the prmA gene encoding 50S ribosomal protein L11 methyltransferase, with product MPWIQLKINTSGSHAEQLGDVLIESGAVSVTFQDTHDTPVFEPLPGETRLWGDTDVIGLYDAETEMADVIAALEQEPLLGAGFKHKIEQLEDKDWEREWMDNFHPMRFGERLWICPSWRDVPDPTAVNVMLDPGLAFGTGTHPTTALCLQWLDGLDLQGKTIIDFGCGSGILAIAALKLGAARAIGIDIDPQAIQASRDNAQRNGVSERLELYLPKDQPTDLAFSADVVVANILAGPLRELAPLISELPKTGAHLGLSGVLATQAANVAEAYQDKFQLDPIAEKEEWCRITGIRK from the coding sequence ATGCCGTGGATTCAACTGAAAATAAACACCTCCGGCAGCCATGCCGAGCAACTGGGGGATGTACTGATCGAGAGCGGCGCCGTGTCCGTTACGTTTCAGGATACGCATGATACTCCCGTGTTCGAACCGCTGCCGGGTGAAACCCGTTTGTGGGGCGATACCGATGTCATCGGCTTATATGACGCAGAAACCGAAATGGCCGATGTCATTGCCGCGCTGGAACAAGAGCCCCTGCTGGGGGCCGGATTCAAACACAAAATCGAGCAGTTGGAAGATAAGGACTGGGAACGCGAATGGATGGATAACTTCCACCCAATGCGTTTCGGCGAACGGTTATGGATCTGTCCGAGCTGGCGCGACGTGCCCGACCCGACGGCCGTGAATGTCATGCTCGATCCCGGTCTGGCTTTCGGCACCGGAACCCATCCCACCACCGCGCTGTGCCTGCAATGGCTGGACGGGCTGGATTTACAGGGCAAAACCATCATCGATTTCGGCTGCGGCTCCGGCATTTTGGCCATCGCCGCGCTCAAGCTGGGCGCGGCCCGCGCTATCGGCATCGATATCGATCCGCAGGCTATCCAGGCCAGCCGCGATAACGCACAGAGAAACGGCGTTTCCGAGCGTTTGGAACTCTACCTGCCGAAAGATCAGCCGACCGACCTTGCCTTCTCCGCCGACGTGGTGGTCGCCAACATCCTGGCCGGCCCGCTGCGTGAGCTGGCGCCGTTAATCAGCGAGTTGCCGAAAACCGGCGCTCATCTTGGCTTATCGGGCGTTCTGGCGACTCAGGCCGCCAACGTGGCCGAAGCCTATCAGGACAAATTCCAGCTTGATCCGATAGCGGAAAAAGAGGAATGGTGCCGGATTACCGGTATCCGTAAGTAA